One Bombus fervidus isolate BK054 chromosome 5, iyBomFerv1, whole genome shotgun sequence DNA window includes the following coding sequences:
- the Atp6ap2 gene encoding ATPase H(+)-transporting accessory protein 2 isoform X1, with the protein MAISFRIKMFKLFLCFVAALVAVNASGDFVVLHSPNSVMFNGNEEVEQSLLKEVLAAALGFTVKLRGIWSGISITDPFRLPEAVVAVAIEGVDSLDIPKGKRFPLNVNEVEETTWQALRERLEERDNDNTLVRISLGDGLDALGQSALGELKPTPIDETSLRALSLGREEDKKFLEEVQLLHAIANKAPSAIKPDSKPDIYWLVVSSLRPILDTYGSNSTASREALSLLNNALNVIHDAFIQAYDGQVLIVAFTNDATKVHHIRSVTLDRQKRDAPDTQDDQRGEKKKIEDEEDSNTSNNNTSTNYSDMNNSTANSDIRDDSGISENQDMTNMDIYSNTQNIGQDVTIRSRSKDYTENYPIIFNILLWFGVVFVFSLFAICIAISQMDPGRDSIIYRMTSNRMKKDN; encoded by the exons ATGGCGATATCTTTcagaataaaaatgttcaaattatttttgtgtTTTGTAGCTGCATTAGTTGCAG TTAATGCAAGTGGAGATTTTGTAGTTTTACACAGTCCAAATAGTGTTATGTTCAATGGGAATGAAGAAGTAGAACAAAGCTTGCTTAAAGAAGTATTAGCTGCTGCTCTAGGTTTCACTGTCAAACTG aGAGGAATATGGAGCGGCATTTCTATCACTGATCCATTTAGACTTCCAGAAGCTGTTGTTGCAGTAGCGATAGAAGGAGTAGATTCTTTGGACATAccaaaaggaaaaagatttCCTTTAAATGTGAATGAAGTTGAAGAAACAACATGGCAGGCTCTTAGAGAACGTCTTGAGGAGAGAGACAACGATAATACCTTAGTGAGGATATCTTTAGGTGATGGTTTGGATGCT CTAGGACAATCTGCTCTTGGAGAATTAAAACCCACTCCCATCGATGAAACATCTTTAAGAGCTTTAAGCCTAGGAAGAGAAGAGGACAAAAAATTCCTTGAAGAAGTACAATTACTCCATGCTATTGCTAACAAAGCACCTTCAGCGATCAAACCAGATTCAAAGCCTGATATTTATTGGCTTGTTGTATCTTCTTTGCGTCCGATTTTAGATACTTATGGAAGTAATTCAACTGCATCTAGGGAAGCCCTGTCATTGTTGAATAATGCTTTGAATGTTATTCATGATGCATTTATTCAAGCTTATGATGGTCAG gTATTGATTGTGGCATTCACAAATGATGCAACTAAGGTACATCATATCCGTTCAGTAACTTTAGACAGGCAAAAACGGGATGCTCCAGATACG CAAGATGATCAACGaggtgaaaagaaaaagatagaagaCGAAGAGGATTCGAATACAAGTAATAATAACACTAGCACAAACTACAGTGATATGAATAATTCTACTGCGAATAGCGATATTCGTGATGATAGTGGAATCAGTGAGAATCAGGATATGACTAATATGGATATATATTCCAACACACAAAATATAGGACAG GACGTAACGATTCGCTCGCGCTCGAAAGACTACACGGAAAATTATCCCATTATCTTTAATATCCTCTTATGGTTTGGAGTTGTTTTTGTCTTTTCACTGTTTGCTATTTGCA TTGCCATTTCGCAAATGGATCCAGGCCGAGATTCTATAATATACAGGATGACTTCTAATCGTATGAAGAAGgataattaa
- the Atp6ap2 gene encoding ATPase H(+)-transporting accessory protein 2 isoform X2 → MAISFRIKMFKLFLCFVAALVAVNASGDFVVLHSPNSVMFNGNEEVEQSLLKEVLAAALGFTVKLRGIWSGISITDPFRLPEAVVAVAIEGVDSLDIPKGKRFPLNVNEVEETTWQALRERLEERDNDNTLVRISLGDGLDALGQSALGELKPTPIDETSLRALSLGREEDKKFLEEVQLLHAIANKAPSAIKPDSKPDIYWLVVSSLRPILDTYGSNSTASREALSLLNNALNVIHDAFIQAYDGQVLIVAFTNDATKVHHIRSVTLDRQKRDAPDTANRTKNLESASEAKRMNNSTIFNNNNYNDNYNNNNNNNNVIKVRSYCCMNRYSIETQQVYKSRDSFLHDFQTC, encoded by the exons ATGGCGATATCTTTcagaataaaaatgttcaaattatttttgtgtTTTGTAGCTGCATTAGTTGCAG TTAATGCAAGTGGAGATTTTGTAGTTTTACACAGTCCAAATAGTGTTATGTTCAATGGGAATGAAGAAGTAGAACAAAGCTTGCTTAAAGAAGTATTAGCTGCTGCTCTAGGTTTCACTGTCAAACTG aGAGGAATATGGAGCGGCATTTCTATCACTGATCCATTTAGACTTCCAGAAGCTGTTGTTGCAGTAGCGATAGAAGGAGTAGATTCTTTGGACATAccaaaaggaaaaagatttCCTTTAAATGTGAATGAAGTTGAAGAAACAACATGGCAGGCTCTTAGAGAACGTCTTGAGGAGAGAGACAACGATAATACCTTAGTGAGGATATCTTTAGGTGATGGTTTGGATGCT CTAGGACAATCTGCTCTTGGAGAATTAAAACCCACTCCCATCGATGAAACATCTTTAAGAGCTTTAAGCCTAGGAAGAGAAGAGGACAAAAAATTCCTTGAAGAAGTACAATTACTCCATGCTATTGCTAACAAAGCACCTTCAGCGATCAAACCAGATTCAAAGCCTGATATTTATTGGCTTGTTGTATCTTCTTTGCGTCCGATTTTAGATACTTATGGAAGTAATTCAACTGCATCTAGGGAAGCCCTGTCATTGTTGAATAATGCTTTGAATGTTATTCATGATGCATTTATTCAAGCTTATGATGGTCAG gTATTGATTGTGGCATTCACAAATGATGCAACTAAGGTACATCATATCCGTTCAGTAACTTTAGACAGGCAAAAACGGGATGCTCCAGATACG gcTAATAGAACTAAAAATCTAGAATCTGCTTCGGAAGCTAAACGGATGAATAAtagtacaatatttaataacaacaACTATAATgataactataataataataataataataataatgtgatAAAGGTACGTTCGTATTGTTGCATGAACAGATATTCTATTGAAACTCAACAAGTGTATAAAAGTAGAGATAGCTTTTTGCATGATTTTCAAACATGCTAA
- the Atp6ap2 gene encoding ATPase H(+)-transporting accessory protein 2 isoform X3, which yields MAISFRIKMFKLFLCFVAALVAVNASGDFVVLHSPNSVMFNGNEEVEQSLLKEVLAAALGFTVKLRGIWSGISITDPFRLPEAVVAVAIEGVDSLDIPKGKRFPLNVNEVEETTWQALRERLEERDNDNTLVRISLGDGLDALGQSALGELKPTPIDETSLRALSLGREEDKKFLEEVQLLHAIANKAPSAIKPDSKPDIYWLVVSSLRPILDTYGSNSTASREALSLLNNALNVIHDAFIQAYDGQVLIVAFTNDATKVHHIRSVTLDRQKRDAPDTDVTIRSRSKDYTENYPIIFNILLWFGVVFVFSLFAICIAISQMDPGRDSIIYRMTSNRMKKDN from the exons ATGGCGATATCTTTcagaataaaaatgttcaaattatttttgtgtTTTGTAGCTGCATTAGTTGCAG TTAATGCAAGTGGAGATTTTGTAGTTTTACACAGTCCAAATAGTGTTATGTTCAATGGGAATGAAGAAGTAGAACAAAGCTTGCTTAAAGAAGTATTAGCTGCTGCTCTAGGTTTCACTGTCAAACTG aGAGGAATATGGAGCGGCATTTCTATCACTGATCCATTTAGACTTCCAGAAGCTGTTGTTGCAGTAGCGATAGAAGGAGTAGATTCTTTGGACATAccaaaaggaaaaagatttCCTTTAAATGTGAATGAAGTTGAAGAAACAACATGGCAGGCTCTTAGAGAACGTCTTGAGGAGAGAGACAACGATAATACCTTAGTGAGGATATCTTTAGGTGATGGTTTGGATGCT CTAGGACAATCTGCTCTTGGAGAATTAAAACCCACTCCCATCGATGAAACATCTTTAAGAGCTTTAAGCCTAGGAAGAGAAGAGGACAAAAAATTCCTTGAAGAAGTACAATTACTCCATGCTATTGCTAACAAAGCACCTTCAGCGATCAAACCAGATTCAAAGCCTGATATTTATTGGCTTGTTGTATCTTCTTTGCGTCCGATTTTAGATACTTATGGAAGTAATTCAACTGCATCTAGGGAAGCCCTGTCATTGTTGAATAATGCTTTGAATGTTATTCATGATGCATTTATTCAAGCTTATGATGGTCAG gTATTGATTGTGGCATTCACAAATGATGCAACTAAGGTACATCATATCCGTTCAGTAACTTTAGACAGGCAAAAACGGGATGCTCCAGATACG GACGTAACGATTCGCTCGCGCTCGAAAGACTACACGGAAAATTATCCCATTATCTTTAATATCCTCTTATGGTTTGGAGTTGTTTTTGTCTTTTCACTGTTTGCTATTTGCA TTGCCATTTCGCAAATGGATCCAGGCCGAGATTCTATAATATACAGGATGACTTCTAATCGTATGAAGAAGgataattaa